In Rosa chinensis cultivar Old Blush unplaced genomic scaffold, RchiOBHm-V2 RchiOBHmChr0c28, whole genome shotgun sequence, the genomic window ACAAGCTGAGGTTGAAGGGTCAAACAAAGCAGGCAGCAAATACTTCTTCCCATTCAAACCATTGGCATTGTAGCTAGCACCAGTTGTAGCATCATCCAAGAGGTCTCCTGCATAACCAGGATAAGCTCCTTTCCCATAGACACCAGGACAAGCCGAAGCAGCCTCTAGTGGAGCCTCTTTGGGACCCTGGTAGAATCCATTTCCAAAAGGGTTGGTCACAGTCCCCGCCAAAAGGTTAGCCAGATTGATGATCATACCGTCCAAACCCACATCATTGTTGGGTGCAACCAAAGGTGGAGATTGTGGTCCGTAAATTGGCTGATGGAATGGCCAAGCACATTGACCAGGGCATTGGGTCTCTGAGTTTCCGACCCAGATGTATGCAAACTTGGAGCTCTTGCCACTGATGAAAGAGCTCTTTGAAGACCCGTGTGTACCACATCTGCTAGAGCAAAATCCATCAATAAGAACATCTGATGAGGTTAAAACAACATTGATGGCATTACTCTGGTCACCCTTGGCTGCCAACTGTTTGATGTGTTTTCCAACAGATAGGGACTTGCCCATAGAGTAGCTCTCATCGAGGATTTGGTTACCCAATGAGAGGTAAAGAGATGAGGTTTTCTTGGCATTGGAGTGGTGGTAGTATTTTTCTATGGATTTCCACCATGTAGCAACTGATGGTTGGTTTGTAGACTGAGAAGAAGTGGAAAGGGAGGTGATGAAATCAGAAACAATTGAGCGCTGCGAAGGCTTGAATTTTCCGTACCAGATCAAATTGATGGAGATTTTGCCAGTGAGAAGAGGGCCATTGTGGTATTGGAATAGTATAGGCTGCTGGGTTTGGTCAAAGGTCTCAGCAAGGCTCCTAGCTGCTGAGCCAAAATAGAACAAGGAGATGAGCAGGACTAGTTGTAGAAAAAGATAAGAGGAAGCAAAAGCAGCCATGGTTTTGTATAGCAAAGCTATCAGTTTGGGAATTGAGAGTTTAGTGATTTTACAAAAGAGGTATGGAGCTCAAGGTTTGGTGGATTGGAATGGTATTTGGAGAGGCATATATATAGTGCTGAAGATCGACTTGGAGGAAAGAAAGTGCATGGAAGGAGCCAAAGAAAGGTTGGATTTGATGGGAGTAAAGTGAGAGAGCTAACGGCCAGTTGGACAACGCGTTGCATTTTAAATTGCATTTTAAAGTGAGAGAGCTCTGGCTTTTCAACCCCACCTACAGCCTAAGACTAGGATGACAGGGTTTATCCAGCCAAGTCAATTAGGACGAATACGACCGTGATCAATGGGATGAAAGGGAAAGTTTGGCACTAGCCGTTTTTGCGTAACTTTGAAGGTACTTTTTATAATCGCTATTTTCATGAAGCAAAACCATGATCAAAATACTAATCAGAAGCTATGAGTATTTTTCACATTAAATGGTACTTCTTTTCTTAGTTTGCGTGCGTCGGAAGACAGATTTGTATGGCACTACGATATGAAGGGCTATTATACCGTCTGTAATGGGTATCATGTAGCTAGAAGGGCAGCTGAATGTGATTCTAGGGCGTCTGGATCTAATGGGTCATGTGGCGTTAATAGGTTGTACTGGAAGGGTGTTTGGCATGCATATGGAGACAGAGGCTTGTAGGGCTGGATTTCTTTTGGCAATTCGCTAATATTGGGATGCCTTCGACCTTGAGAGTGATTGCTCACTCGTGGTGCCTGCGTTACAATAAAATGTGGAAGATCAATCTGACATAGGGCGTATTATCAATGATTCTAAGTCATATTTGACATCTTTCCACTCTATTCAGATTAGGCATATTTTTTGTGAAGCAAATAGTGTAGCCCATAGATTAGCTCATCTTGCTAGTCTTAATAATCTAGATGATATTTGGTTAGAGGAGGCTCATGTGATAATCCAGGATGTACTGTACGAGAATTTCTGTACTAGTGCTAGAGGTCAAGGTATGTGTTATGTCCCCCTCTTTGCACAATTCTAATTTTAAAATAATAAGTCAGGTGTGTGGATGAGCCTCCTAACTTAGCTGAGTTCCAaaccctttttaaaaaaaaaatgatgaaaaataGAGAATGTAGCATGTACTGATTTGTGTCATTTCGCATagcattttcttttctcattgTAAACGTTTGACTTGGTGAGGTCTTCTACAATTTTTTCCCGGACAATTAGTATGTCCCCATATTTAATTTTGTCTCTTACAATCCATTAAATTCATTGTTGAAACCAAATGCCATTTATTATTTTGTGTGCCTTATAGCCTCTTTTTTTGGTGCATTAGATTGGATTGAATATGCAACTCATTAAATTGAAGTAAAATTATGGATGCTAACTTTCAACTTTTAACCAAGAAAGAAGATCGATTGTCTTATGAAGGACACTTGTAATTAATCCATCTGCTTCGTACTTCCTTCAACTTGAATCTAATCAATTTAGTAGATGTGAACTATTGGATCGAATGCGGTTCGGAAGAGTGCTTGTGGATGTAGGAGTAGTCATTTATAAATATAACAGAATACGGATGAAGGTAGATGTTGGAAGAGGCGCAGCTGATTTAAAAGTCAGTGCATGCCTCACAGGGTATTTCAATTTCCAATGGTTCAAGTTATTCAGATGAGCTGGTGTGTAGGATTCTGCGATGAAAGTTTTTGACTTTGATCGTTCTATTTAGATAGCCATTTTGGGAGACAAGACTCTCTTCATTGTATGATCTTCTCCTAGCTTAGAGAACACAACAAAACTGATTACTCTAGAGTATGCACATTCCACTTGTGATCATGATGAACAAATATTGTAATACCTAGTCAAGTTTCATGTGCTGGATTGGTGGAACGCTCTGCATTAATAACAACGAGAAAGAGGCAAATTAAGTGAGATTGTGTTTCTGTGGAAGCTACTGATGTTGTCATCTTAGATAGAATTTCTTCACATGTATACCAATTCATATCAAGGCTAGGCTTGTCCTTCGGAATGTTACTTGGGTCTTGACTTTGATATCGTTTTCTTTTGGTGACCTTGAGAGACAAGACTCTCCTTCCTCTGTATCTTCATGTTCAGCTTATTCTGATCATCCATGTTTGGTCAATTCTATCAATACTGGACTTGGCTTTTTGCCTTATTATATTTCATATAGTTCTAGCTCTTTCCCTTATTCGATTATTACTATATCTTGCAAATCCACTGTAGGTTAGGATAAGAAAGGACAAGTTTGATTCTAACAGCTAGACAAGTTTTTATTTGAGGGTTGTTGGTTAGTGACACATTGTATATAATTCTATTCAAAGTGCTTAACTAGTTGAGTCATTTCATCAAAGTTTTATAATTCTATGAttccaatcaaacaaaatctgGGCAGCATATTTAAAGTTTCATAATCCTATTCAAAGTTTGATAATaggattcaaaatttcataatccaATCACTCATTCAAATATGAAGACTCTCAAATGAAATCTGGGCAGCAAATTTGAAGACTATCAAACAAAATCTGGGCAAGGAGTCAATGATATAGAACGTCTGAATCAATTTCTTTTGCTGCAATCTGTAAAATAATGAAaagcaaaaaaccaaaaacattcGTCTATGGCCAATTTGATTGAATTAAGCAACAGAAGTACTCAGTTGTAACAATCaacaatcacatattcacaaaGCCTTTGAAAAGCCTTGAATCACTCATTCAAGTGCGAAAATCAAATTCATATCATACCTTCAAATCTTTTGCCGCCAACCGAACTCCCATAATCCAAATCTCTTGCTCGGttgctccaagtctccaactcgAATTCCAAGTGAGAAAAGAATCGCCTTTAAAGccaaattcttgagaaaactaATGGGTTCTAACAGATTTTTATCATTTTTCTGGGTTAGGTTTGAATTTGCTGGGTTTTGGGAGTGCGAAGGCTGAAATCGGTTCTGGAACTCTGTTCTGCTATTTCTCGCGACCAGCGTCTTTGGGTTTAGGCTGAAAAAAATGGACTGGGAATTAGTATTAGCTCGTTTTGTTGAAATCTGTAATGGAGAATTGACGTACCAAAGAGGTGGCGGAAGGCGTCGTAGACGAAGGAGGCGTACTGGTCGTCCTTTTCGGCGGCTCTCATGACCTCCGGCTGAGCCGCCAGTGGGAAACGGCGTGCTGCGCTCGGGTTGCTGCTACTGCTGGGACCCGCTTCTCCTCCGCTCGGCCCGGCCTGCTGGCCCGACCCGGTTGTTTCGTTACTACCCATATGCTATGCTGGGAAGGATTACTCTGCTCTGTTATCACTGTTTTGTGTTCGGCTCTGTTTCAGCTTTAATAACTGGAATGGATTTCAGTATGTAAAAGAGAAGATAACTGCAGCAAAACGGCGTCGTACAGTGGGGAGGAATTCCAGTTTGCAGGTTGGAGTGAAACTGTGAAGGAGGGAAGATAACTGGAAACAGTAAAACGGTGTCGTTTCGGTCAGGAAgaaccaaaatttaaaaaacaaaagacataAACCGACACCGTTTCAATCaggaaatagaaaaaaagaaaagaaaaaagaaaaatagaagtggaaggaaatttcaaatttggCTTTTCCTTATCTGTTAAGGGAGCCTTCAGTTAACCAAGaacaaaaaggaaaggaaagagagAGGCTTGCGTTGCGTGTGTGACCCGTACCAGCTGGATATAGGCCCGACTAATCATACCCTAGCAATGGAGTCTTTTGGGTATTTCAATTTTAAAAAAGAGGGTAGTTtcggaacaaagaaaaaaatttctgatGTCTGATTGGTGTATCTTATATCAAAGCGGTGGGGAAGCCCCCACCTAATAATTTCTCCTGCTGTAATCGCCTATATAAACGTCACAAATCCTCTCATTTCCGGACTCAACGATCAAGCTCTCCCTCTACAAATCAGAGAGTTTCTCCCTCATAATTTCCTGGTTCTGTTTTTCATCTTATTCGCTTTGATCAAATTCATTTGCTTTGATCAATTAGTAATGGCTCTCGTAGATCAATTCATGACTCTGGATCAACTTGATGTGGGTGTGGTGAAGACGTTTCACCCTACTGAAGCTGAGTTGGTGGGTTTCTTTCTATACAACAAGATTTCCATGGCCTCAAACCCAGGCAATCATATTCAGACCTTCCCTGAAATTTGTATATACGGCGAGACAGGCTTACCACCTTGGGAGATATGGAGGGTATATCAGCAATTCAAGTTTCCCCACCAAGATTTTCTCTACTTCTTCTCCTGGGCCAAGAAAGTGAGCCCCAACAAATCTCGCAACTCTCGCACGGTTGGCTCTGATGGAGGAACGTGGAGCGAGACGGAAGCCGGTAGGCCTGTGTATATCAGTGGAAGTGAAGAGGCGTTTGGGAAAGTCAGAAAGTTTCGGTATGAAAGGAACAAGGACAAAACGTTTGAGCATCACGGTGCTTGGTTGATGGAGGAGTACACCATCAACCAGGCACCAGATCTGGCTTTGTGCCGACTCAAAGTCAATGataaaggaggaggaagaaaaaagaggaagaataGTTCTGATGAGACTAATGAGGATCAGAATGTGAGAAGCAAAAAGTGTTTGAAAAACCGAAAGGTTGAACCGAGAAGAGATCAAGCTAGTTTCTTGGATCCTGAGGAGCAACAAGAAGGCAGTGCTTCCTTTGCTACTACTACTTCACAGCTAATTCTCTCTCCCTATCatcatgaagatgatcaagCGGTTCAGGTGGTTCCGGAGAACAATTACGATTATGACGAGCTGCAGCAGATCCTCTTTAGTGATGATGATTGTATGGATGAGAATCTAATGTTCTCTCCCACTATCTTCTTATGAATTTAATGGACTCTTGATCACTCATGAAGATCAGCTGGGAGCTGTGCCATGGCGGGATAGTGATGATCAGTTTCAGTATTCTGACATCTTGTAGTTTCGTTTTTATTCCTAAATATTGTAGATATTTTGATTCTGAAGCCAATTAATTGATTGGTGGATACTCTACTTATACTGTAAATCAATTCTTCATCTATCAATGAAATCAAATTTCTAGTTTACTGTGTACTGTACTGCAGCTTtctaatattttcaaaattttacagAAACATGAAAACAGAATCATACTCAAATAAATTTGAGTCTATTCTGACTGAAAGAAATATCTTTTGGCCAATTCAAACCCCATATCTTGAAACTATATAAACTCTGATGTCTTCTTATATCTCCCTCCTCTTCATTTCATATCCcttggaacaaagaaaaaaaaaaagagaagcataTCTGCAAAGTAGCAATCAAATTTTCATTTAAGGTTTTGACCTTTTTTTCACTATCTATTTGCAGTGATCACATAGATCAAGTGCGTACCACTTTCAGTAATGAGTAGATCCCCATATGTACAAAGTGTGTGATGTTAACTAATTACAAAATCCCATATTGACAAAGAATTCAGAACTGATGATCCAAATCAGTAAAAATTGCCCTAGTTCTATGTCCACTTATACGCAAGACCAAATCCTGTACACGATCAGATCACATGCCCGCTAGTGTGTGAGGCATTTAAGAGGTACCATAGCGGTTTCTTTCCTGACCTGAAACAAAAGTAGGAAAAGCTGCATTAAGGCTTCGATTCGGTATAGTTTAGTGTGTAGTGTATACATGTACTCTAAATTTTCTTAAAGGTTTTCAAAGCATTTCAGAAACATGAAAGATTATATCAAACCTAAATGGAGTCTAAACTGAGAAAGAAAGACCTAGTTGACCAATTCAAGATCATATCTTGCTTCTAAAGGGATTCAgatatataaaaattgaaaacaagaagGGAGATCTTAATGCAGATTTAGTTTGAGTTTAACAAATAAAGTAAAATCATGTAGACTATCATTGGTTGAAATTGAAATACCTTAATCAAATGCATATGGATCATCAGCATATGGATTCAGAGACCCTTTAGAAAACAGGTCAACGATGTTTGAAGGACGTGGTTGACCCTCTCCCTTAGATCCCTACATAACAAAAACAACATATTGCAAATTCAGTATTTGCAGAATCAAAATGAGTGCTGCATTATATAACTCAAGCAATGCATCCAGCTTTTCCAATAATTCAATACAGTAATCTTTGGATTTAACAATATGTGTTCCAAAAAACCAACTTATCCTATATGTTCCAGCTACATGGTATTGATTTTCATTATCTGAGGAAACCAAAAGCAGGATCTTTTTACTTGTAATTCTAAATGCATGCGGATTCTTATAGCAACATTAACTGTATCCACTCAGATATATTTTATCCAAGAAAACTGAAGCTTCCAAGCAATCTTAGACATGAGAAAGTAGATGAATCACAAGATATATTACAAAAGTGAAATAAAGTAATGGGTTTAGCTTACCTTGACCACACTCCT contains:
- the LOC112181333 gene encoding NAC domain-containing protein 71-like — encoded protein: MALVDQFMTLDQLDVGVVKTFHPTEAELVGFFLYNKISMASNPGNHIQTFPEICIYGETGLPPWEIWRVYQQFKFPHQDFLYFFSWAKKVSPNKSRNSRTVGSDGGTWSETEAGRPVYISGSEEAFGKVRKFRYERNKDKTFEHHGAWLMEEYTINQAPDLALCRLKVNDKGGGRKKRKNSSDETNEDQNVRSKKCLKNRKVEPRRDQASFLDPEEQQEGSASFATTTSQLILSPYHHEDDQAVQVVPENNYDYDELQQILFSDDDCMDENLMFSPTIFL
- the LOC112181325 gene encoding protein PHOSPHATE-INDUCED 1 yields the protein MAAFASSYLFLQLVLLISLFYFGSAARSLAETFDQTQQPILFQYHNGPLLTGKISINLIWYGKFKPSQRSIVSDFITSLSTSSQSTNQPSVATWWKSIEKYYHHSNAKKTSSLYLSLGNQILDESYSMGKSLSVGKHIKQLAAKGDQSNAINVVLTSSDVLIDGFCSSRCGTHGSSKSSFISGKSSKFAYIWVGNSETQCPGQCAWPFHQPIYGPQSPPLVAPNNDVGLDGMIINLANLLAGTVTNPFGNGFYQGPKEAPLEAASACPGVYGKGAYPGYAGDLLDDATTGASYNANGLNGKKYLLPALFDPSTSACSTLV